The DNA region GAAGCCAAGGCCGAGCGCCTTGAGGATCTCCTCGGAGGGCTGGGTGACCTTGCCGGCCAGGATGTTCGAGAAGTAGCTGTGGGAGAGGGCGCCGCCGCGCTCCCTGACCAGCTCGGCGAAGGTCCGTCCGGACACCTTCTGGCCGGGGAAGGTCTTCTCCAGCATGTACTCGACCTTCTGCTGCAGCGATTGCAGTTCGGGCGCGCGTTCTCCGCCGATGTCCATCCTGTTTACCCACTGTTCGCATCACGCACCGGCGCATGTGCCGGGCTTGCGTAAACACTCTACGTCACTGTTAACTACAAAAAACACGGCCAGGGGACCACAGGGGAGTCCCCTGGCCGTGTGAACCACCCTGCGCGGACCCGCACTTACAGGCGTAGCCCTTCGCGACGGGGGATGCACGAAGGGCTACCCGTGCAGTATGCCAGCCCGTCAGGAGCCGCTCCACAGGGCGCATCTGGGGGCGGCGGCCTTCCCCCGGCCCGCGGCCGCACCTGGACCGAGCGCCTTCCGGCCGAGGGAAAGTAGTCCTGTGCACCATCGAACCCACCTGGACCGCAGGGCCCACGGCGCCCACCGGGCCCCGGCGGCGCTGGCCGCCCTGGTCGTTCTCGTCGGCTCGCTCACCGCCTGCGGTTCGGGCGTCGGTCCCGAGCGCTGTGTGCCGGAGGCGTCGAGTACGGCGGGGGCCGCCGAACTCGTCGGGAGTTACGACGGGTCCCTGGAGGCCGAGGGCGTCCGCCTCACCCTCGCCGGCACGGCCGGGGCGGGGCAGGGCGGCACCATGACGGCGGAGAACTGGCCCACCGGCTCCTTCTCTCGATCGGCATCGACGGCGAGCGGACCTTCGTCTACGACGACGTCGACCCCGACGTCTGCCCGGACTTCCGACTGCGGCTCCGGACCCCGCCGAACTGACCCGACAGAACTGATCCCGCAGAACTGACCCGGCAGAACTGACCCTCCGTCGGAGCAGCGCCGCGCCTAGGATGGGCGCATGGCCCTGATCGCGAGTGACGTGGACCGGTTCGAGGCGGCGCGGCCGCGGTTGGAGGCCATCGCGTACCGGCTGCTCGGGTCGTCGGGCGAGGCCGAGGACGCCGTACAGGAGACGTTCCTGCGGTGGCAGGCGGCCGAGGTCGGGCGGATCGAGGTGCCCGAGGCGTGGTGGACGAAGGTGCTCACCAACTACTGCCTCAACCAGCTGACTTCGGCGCGCGCCCGGCGCGAGACGTACGTCGGGCAGTGGCTGCCCGAGCCGCTGCTCGCCGGCGACCCGATGCTCGGGCCGGCCGACACGGCCGAGCAGCGCGAGTCGGTGTCGTACGCCGTGCTCGTCCTCATGGAGCGGCTGTCGCCGGGCGAGCGGGCCGTGTACGTGCTGCGGGAGGCCTTCGACCACTCGCACCGGGAGATCGCCGAGATCCTCGACATCAGCGAGGCCGCGAGCCAGCAGACGTACCACCGGGCGAAGAAGCACATCGCGGACGGCCGGGCGCGCACCGAGATCGACGAGGCCGCGGCCCGGCGGATCGTGGAGGAGTTCCTGGCGGCGGCGACCAGCGGCCGCACCGAGCCCCTGCTGCGACTGCTCACCCAGGACGCGATCTCAGTCGGCGACGGCGGCGGCAAGGTGCCGGCGCGGGCGAAGGCGTTCGAGGGCGCGGTCGCGGTGGCCACCTTCCTGCGCGGTCTGTTCAAGGGGGGCCCGGCCCAGCGGGCCATCGTCGGCGGAACGTCCGAGATCTACGCCATCACCGCCAACGGCGGGCCGGCCGTCCTGGCGGTCGTGGACGGGCGGGTCGTCGGGCTCCTCTGCCTGGAGGTCGCCGCGGACGGGATCGTCGCGGTGCGCAGCCAGGTCAACCCCGACAAGCTGGTCCGCGCGACGGAGCGCTGGGCGGCGGAGGGGCACGGCGAGGCGCCGCTCCACACCCTCTGACCCCACCCACCATCAATGTGACACGGGTCACATCCGAATCCTGTCAGGAAACGCGGGGCTGCCCGGTTCAAGGGGCGACACCACGCCGGACCACGGCGGAACCGCCCAGACAGGAGCACGGACATGCAGGTCACGCAGCCCACGCAGCAGCACCGCATCGTCGTTCTCGGCGCCGGCTACACCGGCGCCGTCGCGGCCGGCCGCATCGCCAAGCGGCTGCACCGCGAGGACGTCACCATCACCCTCGTCAACCCGGAGCCCGACTTCGTCGAGCGCGTCCGGCTGCACCAGGTCGCGGCCGGGC from Streptomyces fradiae includes:
- a CDS encoding sigma-70 family RNA polymerase sigma factor → MALIASDVDRFEAARPRLEAIAYRLLGSSGEAEDAVQETFLRWQAAEVGRIEVPEAWWTKVLTNYCLNQLTSARARRETYVGQWLPEPLLAGDPMLGPADTAEQRESVSYAVLVLMERLSPGERAVYVLREAFDHSHREIAEILDISEAASQQTYHRAKKHIADGRARTEIDEAAARRIVEEFLAAATSGRTEPLLRLLTQDAISVGDGGGKVPARAKAFEGAVAVATFLRGLFKGGPAQRAIVGGTSEIYAITANGGPAVLAVVDGRVVGLLCLEVAADGIVAVRSQVNPDKLVRATERWAAEGHGEAPLHTL